The Halomonas elongata DSM 2581 DNA segment TGCCACGTCATGCACCAGCACCAGCGCCTGGTCATCGGCGCCCTCGGCAACGATGGCCTCCAGGGCATTGACCACCGAGTCGACACGTTCCGCGCCGCCGTCGACCCGGCGCCAATCGCTGAATGGCACCCAGGCGGGGTCGAAATGGTCGTCCTCGGCATCCAGGCACAGGCACAGGCGCGCTTCAGGAAAGGCGGCATGCAGGCGTGACAGGGTATGCGCCAGGACGGTTTGCCCTCCCAGCGTCAGATACTGTTTGGGCCGATCGGCGCCCATGCGACGACCGCATCCCGCGGCGGGGACCACCAACCACGGTGTCGGCATCACCGAGCCGCCTCCCCATCTCCCGCATCGGGCACCCAGAAGAACTGCTCGTCGCTGCGCACCATGCCCACTTCATTACGCGCGCGTTCCTCGATGGCATCCAGGCCAGTCTTGAGATCCACGACCTCGGCGGCCAGGCGCTCGTTGCGCGCCCGCAATGGAGCATTCTCGGCTTCCAGGTTCTCCACGCGTTGCCCCACGTCGGCGAGCTCGCGCACACTGCCCTCGCCCAGCCACAGGCGATACTGCAACAGCGCCAGCAGTGCCACGAGCACGACGGCCAACCATTTGAG contains these protein-coding regions:
- the ftsB gene encoding cell division protein FtsB, which gives rise to MLKWLAVVLVALLALLQYRLWLGEGSVRELADVGQRVENLEAENAPLRARNERLAAEVVDLKTGLDAIEERARNEVGMVRSDEQFFWVPDAGDGEAAR